In Drosophila takahashii strain IR98-3 E-12201 chromosome 4, DtakHiC1v2, whole genome shotgun sequence, one DNA window encodes the following:
- the ATPsynbeta gene encoding ATP synthase subunit beta, mitochondrial — MFALRAASKADKNLLPFLGQLSRGHAAKAAKAAAAANGKIVAVIGAVVDVQFDDNLPPILNALEVDNRSPRLVLEVAQHLGENTVRTIAMDGTEGLVRGQKVLDTGYPIRIPVGAETLGRIINVIGEPIDERGPIDTDKTAAIHAEAPEFVQMSVEQEILVTGIKVVDLLAPYAKGGKIGLFGGAGVGKTVLIMELINNVAKAHGGYSVFAGVGERTREGNDLYNEMIEGGVISLKDKTSKVALVYGQMNEPPGARARVALTGLTVAEYFRDQEGQDVLLFIDNIFRFTQAGSEVSALLGRIPSAVGYQPTLATDMGSMQERITTTKKGSITSVQAIYVPADDLTDPAPATTFAHLDATTVLSRAIAELGIYPAVDPLDSTSRIMDPNIIGQEHYNVARGVQKILQDYKSLQDIIAILGMDELSEEDKLTVARARKIQRFLSQPFQVAEVFTGHAGKLVPLEQTIKGFSAILAGEYDHLPEVAFYMVGPIEEVVEKADRLAKEAA, encoded by the exons ATGTTCGCGTTACGTGCAGCCTCCAAAGCCGATAAGAATTTGCTCCCCTTCCTGGGGCAATTGT CTCGTGGCCATGCTGCCAAGGCTGCAAAGGCTGCGGCTGCCGCCAACGGAAAGATTGTCGCCGTAATTGGTGCCGTCGTCGACGTGCAGTTCGATGATAACCTGCCGCCAATCCTGAACGCCCTGGAAGTCGACAACCGCTCTCCTCGGCTTGTGCTCGAGGTGGCCCAGCACTTGGGAGAGAACACCGTGCGCACCATTGCCATGGACGGTACTGAGGGCTTGGTTCGCGGACAGAAGGTTCTCGATACTGGGTATCCCATCCGTATTCCAGTCGGAGCTGAGACCCTGGGTCGCATTATCAACGTGATTG GCGAACCCATCGACGAGCGTGGACCGATTGACACCGACAAGACGGCTGCCATTCACGCTGAGGCTCCTGAATTCGTTCAGATGTCCGTCGAGCAGGAGATTCTTGTCACTGGAATCAAGGTCGTCGATCTTCTGGCTCCCTATGCCAAAGGAGGTAAAATTGGCCTGTTTGGCGGTGCCGGCGTGGGTAAAACTGTGTTGATCATGGAGCTGATTAACAACGTGGCTAAGGCTCACGGTGGATACTCCGTTTTTGCGGGAGTCGGCGAGCGCACCCGTGAGGGAAACGATTTGTACAATGAGATGATCGAGGGTGGTGTTATTTCACTCAAGGACAAGACCTCCAAGGTAGCTTTGGTGTACGGCCAGATGAACGAGCCCCCAGGTGCCCGTGCCCGTGTCGCCCTGACTGGTCTGACCGTTGCCGAGTACTTCCGTGATCAAGAAGGACAGGATGTGCTGCTGTTCATCGACAACATTTTCCGGTTCACTCAAGCTGGCTCCGAGGTGTCCGCGCTGTTGGGTCGTATTCCCTCCGCCGTCGGTTACCAACCAACTTTGGCTACTGACATGGGTTCTATGCAGGAACGTATTACCACCACCAAGAAGGGATCTATTACTTCTGTCCAGGCTATCTATGTGCCCGCTGATGATTTGACCGATCCTGCTCCAGCCACTACTTTCGCTCACTTGGACGCCACCACTGTCTTGTCGCGTGCGATTGCCGAGCTGGGTATTTACCCTGCCGTGGACCCCCTGGATTCCACTTCTCGAATTATGGACCCCAACATCATTGGACAAGAGCACTACAACGTTGCTCGTGGCGTGCAGAAAATCCTACAGGATTACAAATCCCTTCAGGATATCATTGCCATTCTGGGTATGGATGAGTTGTCTGAGGAAGATAAGCTCACAGTCGCACGCGCTCGcaagattcagcgtttcttgTCGCAGCCATTCCAAGTTGCTGAAGTCTTCACTGGGCATGCTGGTAAACTCGTGCCGCTGGAACAAACCATTAAGGGCTTCTCAGCGATTCTGGCTGGAGAGTACGACCATCTGCCTGAAGTTGCTTTCTACATGGTCGGCCCAATCGAAGAGGTTGTCGAGAAGGCTGATCGTCTGGCAAAGGAAGCTGCTTAA